The Agrobacterium cucumeris genome has a segment encoding these proteins:
- a CDS encoding glutathione S-transferase family protein encodes MIDLYTWITPNGLKISVALEELGLPYRSHAIDIEKGEQFAADYIRINPGSKIPAIIDNDNGTVLTESNAILLYLAEKADRLLPASATERLIVMEWLMWQAANFGPTLGYAHYFLTYNAGEAPFAEARFAADVERLYRTLNDRLTGREYVAGDFSIADIAIWPWVSRFARHKINLDEFPAVQRWYRQLGQRESFKRGYRVPFATSDVPGF; translated from the coding sequence ATGATCGACCTTTACACCTGGATCACGCCCAACGGCCTCAAAATCTCGGTTGCGCTGGAAGAACTCGGCCTGCCCTATCGCAGCCACGCCATCGACATCGAAAAAGGCGAGCAGTTCGCGGCCGATTATATCCGCATCAATCCCGGCTCGAAAATTCCGGCAATCATCGACAATGACAACGGCACCGTCCTGACGGAATCGAACGCGATCCTCCTCTATCTCGCCGAAAAAGCCGACCGGCTTCTGCCCGCCTCCGCCACCGAGCGACTGATCGTCATGGAATGGCTGATGTGGCAGGCCGCCAATTTCGGCCCGACACTCGGTTATGCCCATTATTTCCTGACTTATAATGCCGGAGAGGCCCCCTTTGCCGAGGCACGTTTTGCCGCGGATGTGGAGCGCCTCTATCGGACATTGAACGACCGTTTAACGGGGCGGGAATATGTGGCGGGAGATTTTTCCATCGCCGATATCGCCATCTGGCCATGGGTCTCGCGTTTCGCGCGCCACAAAATCAATCTCGATGAATTTCCGGCGGTACAGCGGTGGTATCGCCAGCTTGGACAGCGGGAAAGTTTTAAGCGCGGTTATCGCGTCCCCTTCGCAACGTCGGACGTACCGGGGTTTTAA
- a CDS encoding ABC transporter ATP-binding protein gives MTMPQAAPLSAEDAVLSVRNLTTSFHVDGGWKPVVRDISFDVGPGETVAIVGESGSGKSVTSLSIMRLLDRESSRVQGEILLGGRNLLSLSEDAMRRVRGNEVAMIFQEPMTSLNPLFTIGDQISEALLCHQPMSKADARAETIRLLEKVRIPSAASRFDEYPHRFSGGMRQRVMIAMALASRPKLLIADEPTTALDVTIQGQILDLIKTLQEEEGTSVLFITHDMGVVAEIADRTVVMYRGEQVEVGATADIFHRGKHPYTRALLSAVPVLGSMTGEERPLRFPIVNTTTGETQEPARPADTVDASAQPVLKVEGLTKRFDIHSGLLGRLSGRVHAVENVSFDLRAGETLSLVGESGCGKSTTGRAIMRLIEPDAGSVVVNGENILALDKMGMREMRKTVQMIFQDPFASLNPRMTVGAAIAEPFLEHRMGSAREAKDVVADMLEKVGLSPDMAARYPHEFSGGQRQRICIARALALKPKVIVADESVSALDVSIKAQVINLMLDLQQSLDLAFLFISHDMAVVERVSHRVAVMYLGEIVEIGPRAAVFDNPQHDYTRKLMAAVPVPDPDRRNTRRGAANDELKSPIRAVDYVVKPREYREVSPGHLVAC, from the coding sequence ATGACCATGCCGCAGGCAGCACCGCTTAGTGCCGAAGATGCCGTGCTTTCCGTCCGCAATCTCACCACGTCCTTTCACGTGGATGGCGGCTGGAAACCCGTGGTGCGTGATATTTCCTTTGATGTCGGGCCGGGCGAGACGGTTGCGATCGTTGGCGAAAGCGGTTCGGGCAAAAGCGTCACATCGCTTTCCATCATGCGGCTGCTGGATCGGGAAAGCAGCAGGGTGCAGGGTGAAATCCTGCTCGGAGGTCGCAACCTGCTCTCGCTTTCCGAGGATGCCATGCGGCGGGTGCGGGGCAATGAGGTGGCGATGATCTTTCAGGAGCCGATGACCAGCCTCAATCCGCTCTTCACCATCGGCGACCAGATTTCCGAGGCTCTGCTGTGCCATCAACCGATGTCGAAAGCCGATGCGCGGGCAGAGACGATCCGCCTGCTGGAAAAGGTCCGCATACCCTCCGCCGCCTCGCGTTTCGATGAATATCCGCACCGCTTCTCCGGCGGCATGCGCCAGCGCGTGATGATCGCCATGGCGCTTGCGTCCCGGCCGAAGCTCCTGATCGCCGACGAGCCGACGACGGCGCTCGATGTGACCATTCAGGGCCAGATTCTCGACCTCATCAAGACGCTTCAGGAAGAGGAGGGTACCTCCGTCCTGTTCATCACCCATGACATGGGCGTGGTGGCTGAGATTGCCGACCGTACCGTCGTCATGTATCGCGGCGAACAGGTGGAAGTCGGCGCGACGGCGGATATCTTCCACCGCGGCAAACATCCCTATACGCGCGCGCTTTTATCCGCCGTTCCGGTTCTTGGGTCGATGACGGGTGAGGAAAGACCGCTCCGGTTTCCCATCGTCAACACCACCACGGGGGAAACGCAGGAGCCGGCGCGTCCGGCCGATACCGTTGACGCCAGCGCCCAGCCGGTGCTGAAGGTGGAGGGGCTGACCAAGCGTTTCGACATCCACTCCGGCTTGCTGGGACGGCTCAGCGGCCGCGTCCACGCGGTGGAAAACGTGTCCTTCGATCTGAGGGCCGGGGAGACTCTATCGCTGGTAGGCGAAAGCGGCTGCGGCAAGTCGACCACCGGTCGTGCCATCATGCGGCTGATCGAGCCGGATGCCGGTTCGGTGGTGGTCAATGGCGAGAATATTCTCGCCCTCGACAAGATGGGCATGCGCGAAATGCGCAAGACGGTTCAGATGATCTTTCAGGACCCTTTCGCCTCGCTCAACCCGCGCATGACAGTGGGTGCGGCGATTGCCGAACCGTTTCTGGAGCATCGCATGGGCAGCGCCCGCGAAGCGAAGGATGTGGTGGCTGACATGCTGGAAAAGGTCGGCCTCTCGCCCGATATGGCGGCGCGTTACCCGCACGAGTTTTCCGGCGGCCAGCGGCAGCGCATCTGCATTGCCCGCGCGCTGGCGCTGAAGCCAAAGGTCATCGTCGCCGATGAAAGCGTCTCGGCGCTGGATGTCTCGATCAAGGCGCAGGTCATCAACCTGATGCTGGATCTGCAGCAAAGCCTCGATCTTGCCTTCCTGTTCATATCCCATGACATGGCAGTGGTGGAGCGCGTCAGCCACCGGGTGGCGGTGATGTATCTCGGCGAGATCGTCGAAATCGGCCCGCGTGCTGCCGTTTTCGACAATCCGCAGCACGACTATACCCGCAAGCTGATGGCCGCCGTGCCGGTGCCGGACCCGGATCGCCGCAACACAAGGCGCGGTGCTGCCAATGACGAGCTGAAAAGCCCGATCCGCGCCGTCGATTATGTCGTCAAGCCGCGTGAATATCGCGAGGTTTCGCCCGGTCACCTCGTCGCCTGTTAA
- a CDS encoding aminotransferase class V-fold PLP-dependent enzyme, which produces MTEDIRSRIGLRPVINVSGTMTSLGASIVVPEAVQAMAAILPQFVEINDLQRKASAIIARLTGGEAGFVTASCSSGISLAVAGAITGNNLLAIEKLPDVAPEKNEVLVQMGHVVSYGAPVDQAIRLGGGKVVLIGQATSTHRFHMENAITEKTAAAVYVVSHHVVNYGLLHLSEFVEIAHAKGVPVIVDAASEYDLELFLATGADVVLYSGHKFLGGPTSGIVAGKKELVRNAFLQNMGIGRGMKVGKESIYGVMAALEAWEKRDHDGIRERETGYLNLWKKTLDGRPGVTALIEPDPTNNPLDRLRVIIDAEEAHITAWDLTTALAKGNPPIIARDHEVEHRYFYLDPCNLHPGQETIVASRLAEELDKARASNEVIATPFEDRSRHRFDGMLRWPD; this is translated from the coding sequence ATGACCGAGGATATCAGAAGCAGGATCGGCCTTCGCCCGGTCATCAACGTCTCGGGCACCATGACCTCGCTCGGCGCGTCGATTGTCGTTCCCGAGGCCGTGCAGGCCATGGCGGCCATCCTGCCGCAATTCGTCGAGATCAATGATCTGCAACGCAAGGCTAGCGCGATCATTGCAAGACTGACGGGCGGCGAGGCTGGTTTCGTCACGGCGTCCTGCTCCTCCGGCATCAGCCTTGCTGTAGCAGGCGCCATTACCGGCAATAATCTGCTGGCCATCGAAAAGCTGCCCGATGTCGCGCCTGAGAAGAACGAAGTTCTGGTGCAGATGGGGCATGTGGTGAGCTATGGCGCGCCGGTGGATCAGGCAATCCGCCTCGGTGGCGGCAAGGTGGTGCTGATCGGGCAGGCGACATCGACCCATCGTTTCCACATGGAAAACGCCATCACCGAAAAGACGGCGGCGGCGGTCTATGTCGTCTCGCACCATGTGGTGAATTACGGTCTGCTGCACCTTTCCGAATTCGTCGAGATTGCCCACGCCAAGGGCGTTCCTGTTATCGTCGATGCGGCGTCCGAATATGACCTGGAGCTGTTTCTGGCGACGGGCGCGGATGTTGTCCTCTATTCCGGCCACAAGTTCCTTGGCGGTCCCACTTCCGGCATCGTCGCCGGCAAAAAGGAACTGGTGCGCAATGCTTTCCTCCAGAATATGGGCATCGGCCGCGGCATGAAGGTCGGCAAGGAAAGCATTTATGGCGTCATGGCGGCGCTGGAAGCCTGGGAAAAGCGTGACCATGACGGCATCCGCGAGCGTGAAACCGGCTATCTCAACCTCTGGAAAAAGACGCTGGATGGACGCCCCGGCGTGACGGCGCTGATCGAGCCCGACCCGACCAATAACCCGCTCGACCGGCTTCGCGTCATCATCGATGCCGAAGAAGCCCATATCACCGCATGGGACCTTACGACGGCGCTGGCCAAGGGCAATCCGCCGATCATTGCCCGCGATCATGAGGTTGAACACCGCTATTTCTATCTCGACCCCTGCAACCTGCATCCCGGCCAGGAAACCATCGTGGCTTCCCGCCTGGCGGAAGAGCTGGATAAGGCGCGCGCCTCCAACGAGGTGATTGCCACGCCGTTCGAAGACCGCAGCCGCCACCGTTTCGACGGCATGCTGCGCTGGCCGGACTAA
- a CDS encoding IclR family transcriptional regulator: MDAHRLDEMPSTAVSPTEENPDAKTAKRSRVSGIDRALQVIDYLYETGSPAGAYAIAKAIKAPLSTVYVIIDDLVEKNMLARNADGNIWLGARLYHYGLAYARSLDFMGVATHEMHDLCRHAGETVQLCGRDGDHMLVLAMADGPSHFQVASRVGTRVPLNWTASGRLLVGHLPEAERVELFKRCARTSPTGRAEINPETLSQSAGAAFHDRLSIQVAESDYAVACIASPICDNRGECVATISIVLPEQKVLADENHYTEQVRVSAERIEKLMGWRNH, encoded by the coding sequence TTGGACGCCCATAGACTGGACGAAATGCCTTCAACCGCCGTGTCTCCCACGGAGGAAAATCCGGACGCGAAGACGGCCAAGCGCTCGCGCGTCAGCGGCATCGACCGCGCGCTTCAGGTTATTGATTACCTTTACGAAACCGGATCGCCAGCCGGCGCTTACGCGATTGCCAAGGCGATCAAGGCGCCGCTTTCCACCGTCTATGTGATCATCGACGATCTCGTCGAAAAGAACATGCTGGCGCGCAATGCCGATGGCAATATCTGGCTCGGCGCGCGGCTTTACCATTATGGCCTTGCTTATGCCCGCTCGCTGGATTTCATGGGTGTCGCTACCCACGAAATGCACGATCTGTGCCGCCATGCGGGCGAGACCGTGCAGCTTTGCGGCCGCGATGGCGACCATATGCTTGTTCTGGCCATGGCCGATGGTCCAAGCCATTTTCAGGTCGCGTCGCGCGTCGGCACCCGTGTTCCCCTGAACTGGACGGCCTCCGGCCGCCTGCTCGTCGGTCATTTGCCGGAGGCGGAGCGTGTCGAACTGTTCAAGCGCTGCGCCCGCACCTCGCCCACCGGCCGCGCGGAAATCAACCCGGAGACCCTGTCGCAATCGGCAGGTGCCGCTTTCCATGACCGCCTGTCGATACAGGTCGCCGAATCCGATTACGCCGTCGCCTGCATTGCCTCGCCGATCTGCGACAACAGGGGCGAATGCGTTGCGACGATTTCCATCGTGCTGCCGGAACAGAAGGTGCTGGCGGATGAAAACCATTACACCGAACAGGTCAGGGTCTCGGCAGAACGGATCGAAAAGCTGATGGGCTGGCGCAACCATTAA
- a CDS encoding RidA family protein yields MKQSSLDAEGHLSPYDRLAALGISLPPPPPPIANFVTHVVEGNMLYLSGQGPREENGHLYAGKVGAEIGLEEAYNHARLTGINLLAVMHEALGDLSRVKKVVKLLGMVNAVSDFRDHPSVINGCSDLFIDVFGDAGQHARSAVGFGSLPGNITVEIEAIVALKG; encoded by the coding sequence GTGAAACAGTCTTCGCTTGATGCAGAAGGGCACCTTTCGCCCTATGACCGGCTCGCTGCGCTCGGCATCTCCCTGCCGCCGCCGCCGCCGCCAATTGCCAATTTCGTCACCCATGTGGTGGAAGGCAACATGCTTTATCTCTCGGGCCAGGGGCCGCGGGAAGAAAACGGCCATCTCTATGCCGGCAAGGTGGGCGCGGAAATCGGGCTGGAAGAGGCCTATAATCATGCGCGTCTCACCGGCATCAATCTGCTTGCCGTCATGCATGAGGCGCTGGGTGATCTGTCGCGGGTGAAAAAAGTGGTCAAGCTGCTCGGCATGGTCAATGCCGTCAGCGATTTCCGCGATCACCCGAGCGTTATCAATGGCTGCTCCGATCTCTTCATCGATGTGTTCGGCGATGCGGGACAACATGCCCGCTCCGCCGTGGGTTTCGGCTCATTGCCGGGCAACATCACCGTTGAGATCGAAGCCATCGTCGCGCTCAAGGGGTGA
- a CDS encoding amidohydrolase/deacetylase family metallohydrolase, translating to MSSGEQAKAPLQAPILLTNVKPVGFGKGASQASTDILIGGDGKIAAVGSALQAPADAQRIDAKGAFISPGWVDLHVHIWHGGTDISIRPSECGAERGVTTLVDAGSAGEANFHGFREYIIEPSRERIKAFLNLGSIGLVACNRVPELRDIKDIDLDRILECYAENSEHIVGLKVRASHVITGSWGVTPVKLGKKIAKILKVPMMVHVGEPPALYDEVLEILGPGDVVTHCFNGKSGSSIMEDEDLFNLAERCAGEGIRLDIGHGGASFSFKVAEAAIARGLLPFSISTDLHGHSMNFPVWDLATTMSKLLSVDMPFENVVEAVTRNPASVIRLDMENRLDVGQRADFTIFDLVDSDLEATDSNGDVARLTRLFEPRYAVIGTEAIAASRYIPRARKLVRHSHGYSWR from the coding sequence ATGTCGTCCGGCGAACAGGCGAAAGCGCCTCTTCAAGCTCCCATTCTTCTCACCAATGTCAAACCTGTCGGTTTCGGAAAGGGGGCGTCCCAGGCCTCGACCGATATTCTGATCGGCGGCGATGGCAAGATCGCCGCGGTAGGCTCTGCCCTGCAGGCGCCTGCGGATGCACAGCGTATCGATGCCAAGGGCGCCTTCATCTCGCCCGGCTGGGTGGATCTGCACGTGCACATCTGGCACGGCGGCACCGATATCTCCATCCGCCCCTCCGAATGCGGGGCGGAACGCGGCGTCACGACGCTGGTGGATGCCGGTTCGGCGGGCGAGGCGAATTTCCACGGTTTCCGCGAATATATCATCGAACCCTCGAGAGAGCGCATCAAGGCCTTTCTCAATCTCGGTTCCATCGGCCTTGTTGCCTGCAACCGGGTGCCGGAACTGCGCGACATCAAGGATATCGACCTAGATCGTATCCTCGAATGTTACGCCGAAAACAGCGAGCATATTGTCGGCCTGAAGGTGCGGGCGAGCCATGTCATCACCGGTTCCTGGGGTGTGACGCCGGTCAAGCTCGGCAAGAAGATCGCCAAGATCCTGAAAGTGCCGATGATGGTGCATGTGGGCGAACCGCCGGCACTCTATGACGAGGTGCTGGAAATCCTCGGCCCCGGTGATGTCGTGACCCATTGCTTCAACGGCAAATCGGGCTCCAGCATCATGGAAGACGAGGACCTGTTCAACCTTGCCGAACGCTGCGCCGGTGAAGGCATCCGGCTGGATATCGGCCATGGCGGCGCCTCCTTCTCCTTCAAGGTGGCGGAAGCGGCGATTGCACGCGGCCTGTTGCCGTTCTCGATCTCGACGGATTTGCATGGCCATTCGATGAATTTCCCGGTCTGGGATCTGGCGACGACCATGTCGAAGCTGCTGTCGGTCGATATGCCGTTCGAAAATGTCGTCGAGGCCGTTACCCGCAATCCGGCCTCCGTCATCCGCCTCGATATGGAAAACCGTCTCGATGTTGGCCAGCGCGCCGACTTCACCATTTTCGATCTCGTGGATTCCGATCTGGAAGCGACCGATTCAAATGGCGATGTGGCGCGCCTGACGCGTCTGTTCGAGCCGCGTTACGCGGTCATCGGCACGGAAGCGATTGCCGCCAGCCGTTATATTCCAAGGGCGCGCAAGCTGGTGCGCCACAGCCATGGTTATTCCTGGCGCTGA
- a CDS encoding ABC transporter permease: MADIVSTTPPARNPTILFIRRLLKRKTVAAGLIVLVVFVLLAVFAPMIAPYSPSKLSIVNRLKPPSEIYWFGTDEFGRDVFSRTIYAGRLSLLVGAAVVALSALIGITLGLLAGFFQKLDTPIARLIDAMMAFPDILLAIALVAALGPSLTTVIIALAVVYSPRLARIVRASTLVIRELPYVEAAKALGISTFHIMTRHVLRNLVSPILVQCTFLFASAMLAEAGLSFLGLGVSPEIPTWGTMISAGRQYIGQADWMTYFPGFAIILSVLSLQMVGDGLRDMLDPRLRRDL; this comes from the coding sequence ATGGCCGATATTGTTTCCACCACCCCGCCGGCGCGCAACCCGACCATCCTGTTCATTCGGCGTCTCCTGAAGCGGAAGACGGTCGCTGCCGGTCTTATCGTTCTCGTCGTCTTCGTGCTGCTTGCCGTTTTCGCGCCGATGATTGCGCCTTATTCGCCGTCGAAACTGTCGATTGTGAACCGCCTGAAGCCGCCGAGCGAAATCTACTGGTTCGGCACCGACGAGTTCGGCCGCGACGTGTTTTCCCGCACCATCTATGCCGGAAGGCTGTCACTTCTGGTCGGGGCCGCCGTGGTGGCGCTTTCGGCGCTGATCGGCATCACGCTCGGCCTGCTTGCCGGTTTCTTCCAGAAGCTGGATACGCCGATTGCGCGCCTGATCGATGCGATGATGGCCTTTCCGGATATTCTGCTGGCGATTGCGCTGGTGGCGGCACTCGGCCCGTCCCTGACGACTGTCATCATCGCGCTTGCAGTCGTTTATTCGCCGCGCCTTGCCCGCATCGTGCGCGCCTCGACGCTGGTGATCCGTGAGTTGCCCTATGTGGAGGCGGCGAAGGCGCTTGGCATTTCCACCTTCCACATCATGACGCGGCATGTGCTGCGCAATCTGGTCTCGCCCATCCTCGTGCAATGCACCTTCCTTTTTGCCAGCGCCATGCTGGCCGAGGCGGGCCTTTCCTTTCTGGGGCTCGGTGTCAGCCCCGAGATACCCACCTGGGGAACCATGATCTCCGCTGGCCGCCAATATATCGGCCAGGCTGACTGGATGACCTATTTCCCCGGCTTTGCCATCATTCTTTCCGTGCTGTCGCTGCAAATGGTCGGCGACGGGCTGCGGGACATGCTCGACCCAAGACTGCGAAGGGATTTGTAA
- a CDS encoding ABC transporter permease, producing the protein MIRYIFQRLAGMIVVMFLVVTIVFVILRVTPGDPAAVMLGPDASAQDIAELRTRLGLDQSLGVQYVYYIGQLLKGDLGQSIFLNMPVGSALLDRAEPTFFLTIFSLLIASVIALPIGIYAAYRRGSFVDQAATTIAMLAASIPSFWLGLILMQVFAVRLDLFPVSGYGGPGASFLQRMYHLTLPAIALGLVSSALILRFTRASMLDVLGDDYVRTARAKGVKERRVVMKHALKNALIPILTVLGLTAAVLISGAVVTETVFGLPGVGNLVVSAVLRRDYPVIQGALLIIAGLYVLINFAIDMLYLLVDPRVRY; encoded by the coding sequence GTGATACGGTATATTTTCCAAAGACTTGCGGGAATGATCGTGGTGATGTTCCTCGTCGTCACCATCGTTTTCGTCATCCTGCGCGTCACCCCGGGAGACCCGGCTGCCGTGATGCTGGGGCCGGATGCCTCGGCGCAGGATATTGCCGAGCTGCGCACCCGGCTCGGTCTCGATCAGTCGCTTGGCGTGCAATATGTCTATTATATCGGCCAGTTGCTGAAGGGCGATCTCGGCCAGTCGATCTTCCTCAACATGCCGGTTGGATCGGCACTGCTGGACCGGGCGGAGCCGACTTTCTTCCTGACAATCTTTTCGCTGCTGATTGCCAGCGTCATCGCGCTGCCCATCGGCATCTACGCCGCTTACCGGCGTGGTTCCTTCGTGGATCAGGCAGCCACCACCATTGCAATGCTGGCGGCGAGCATTCCGAGCTTCTGGCTCGGCCTCATCCTCATGCAGGTCTTTGCCGTGCGGCTCGATCTGTTTCCGGTTTCGGGTTATGGCGGGCCGGGTGCCAGCTTCTTGCAGCGCATGTATCACCTGACCTTGCCGGCCATCGCGCTCGGCCTCGTTTCCTCCGCGCTCATTCTGCGCTTCACCCGCGCCTCGATGCTGGATGTTCTCGGTGACGATTATGTCCGCACCGCCAGAGCCAAGGGCGTCAAGGAGCGCCGGGTGGTGATGAAACATGCGCTGAAGAATGCGCTCATTCCCATTCTCACCGTGCTTGGCCTCACCGCCGCCGTGCTGATTTCCGGTGCAGTGGTAACGGAAACCGTCTTCGGCCTGCCGGGCGTCGGCAATCTTGTCGTCTCAGCCGTGCTGCGGCGGGATTATCCGGTCATTCAGGGCGCGCTTCTCATCATCGCCGGGCTTTACGTGCTCATCAATTTTGCAATCGACATGCTTTATCTGCTGGTCGATCCGAGGGTTCGTTACTGA
- a CDS encoding ABC transporter substrate-binding protein yields MRRKIAFLATAALLLAPGVMMAAEKGGVINVATIGEPPTLDPMASTADLVGIVTQHIFETLYTFDKGWKVTPLLAESLPEISADGKTYTIKLRQGIKFHDGSDMTSEDVVASLGRWMKIASRGKQAAGFIDNISAPDAGTVTITLKQAYAPLTSLLAFNNSAAIILPAEKQAEPMAEFVGTGPYMLKERKADQYIQLVRFDGYKSRDGESDGYGGARHQYLDEIRFVPVPDPNTRVEAAVSGQYDYVDSIPVESFDKVKSSSASQPMMLKPFGFPVFVFNTKEGLASKLEVRKAVTEALNMEDMLAAAFGSTDFYALDGAYYPDNFSWHTEEGVEGNYNVGNPEAAAEKLKAAGYNGEPLRILTSRQYEFHYKMAQVAAEYLKLAGFKVDMQVVDWATLTQRRADPKLWDIYISHSPFLPEPALMGALSTSSPGWWDTPARKAAVDAFTSEADPEKRLALWANVQKTIYAELPLIKIGDFNAAAAKSNKLDGVDPAPWPYFWNASVTK; encoded by the coding sequence ATGAGACGTAAAATTGCATTTCTCGCCACCGCCGCGCTGTTGCTGGCGCCGGGTGTGATGATGGCCGCGGAGAAGGGTGGCGTCATCAACGTCGCGACGATCGGCGAGCCGCCGACACTCGATCCCATGGCCTCGACCGCCGATCTGGTCGGCATCGTCACGCAGCATATTTTCGAAACGCTTTACACCTTCGACAAGGGCTGGAAGGTGACGCCGCTTCTGGCCGAAAGTCTGCCGGAAATCAGTGCGGATGGCAAAACTTACACGATCAAGCTCAGGCAGGGTATCAAGTTCCATGATGGCAGCGACATGACCTCGGAAGATGTCGTCGCCTCGCTCGGCCGCTGGATGAAGATCGCCTCACGCGGCAAGCAGGCCGCCGGTTTCATCGACAATATTTCCGCGCCCGATGCCGGAACGGTGACGATCACCCTCAAGCAGGCCTATGCGCCGCTGACCTCGCTTCTGGCTTTCAACAACTCCGCCGCCATCATTCTGCCGGCTGAAAAACAGGCGGAGCCGATGGCCGAATTTGTCGGCACCGGTCCTTATATGCTGAAGGAACGCAAGGCGGACCAATATATCCAGCTCGTGCGTTTCGATGGCTACAAATCCCGTGACGGCGAGAGCGACGGTTATGGCGGTGCACGCCATCAGTATCTCGATGAAATCCGCTTCGTCCCGGTGCCTGATCCGAATACCCGCGTCGAAGCCGCTGTTTCCGGACAATATGACTATGTCGATTCCATTCCGGTGGAATCCTTCGACAAGGTGAAGTCCTCGTCGGCCTCGCAGCCGATGATGCTGAAACCATTCGGTTTCCCGGTCTTCGTGTTCAACACCAAGGAGGGGCTTGCTTCCAAGCTCGAGGTCCGCAAGGCCGTGACCGAAGCTCTGAACATGGAAGACATGCTCGCAGCCGCTTTCGGCAGCACGGATTTCTACGCTCTGGACGGTGCCTATTACCCCGACAATTTTTCCTGGCACACGGAAGAGGGTGTCGAGGGCAATTATAATGTCGGCAACCCGGAAGCCGCCGCCGAAAAGCTGAAGGCAGCCGGTTATAATGGCGAGCCACTGCGCATCCTCACCAGCCGCCAATATGAGTTCCATTACAAGATGGCGCAGGTGGCGGCGGAATATCTGAAACTTGCCGGTTTCAAGGTGGATATGCAGGTGGTGGACTGGGCGACGCTGACGCAGCGCCGCGCCGATCCGAAGCTTTGGGACATCTATATCAGCCACAGCCCCTTCCTGCCGGAACCGGCGCTGATGGGAGCTCTGTCCACCAGCTCACCGGGCTGGTGGGATACGCCGGCACGCAAGGCGGCAGTTGACGCCTTCACGTCGGAAGCCGATCCGGAAAAACGCCTCGCGCTTTGGGCCAACGTGCAGAAGACGATCTATGCCGAGCTGCCGCTCATCAAGATCGGTGACTTCAATGCCGCAGCGGCCAAGTCCAACAAGCTTGATGGTGTCGACCCGGCTCCGTGGCCGTATTTCTGGAACGCTTCGGTCACGAAATAG
- a CDS encoding glycosyltransferase family 4 protein, whose protein sequence is MKTAIVHDWLTDRGGAEKVLHNLLEIYPHADLYCLVDFMSERDRGFLGGRPVNTSFIQKLPFARKKYRSYLPLMPLAIEQFDLSGYDLVISSSYAVAKGVITGPGQFHVSYIHSPIRYAWDLQHQYLKETKLNRGFASWIARAILHYIRMWDIRTANGVDLMTVNSKFIRNRVRKCYGRDSTVIYPPVDTSHLSPSEWKGDYFVTASRLVPYKKVHLIVEAFAKMPEKRLVVIGDGPDMKRIRDIAAPNVEILGFVGNEELHKYMAEARAFVFAAEDDFGIVPVESQALGTPVIAYGRGGVLETVIPLGASNQPTGLYFGEQTPEAICAAVQEFVDNSERFDKNACIDNAARFSRERFLREFADTVNFALAERA, encoded by the coding sequence ATGAAGACGGCAATCGTCCATGACTGGCTCACCGACCGAGGTGGGGCTGAAAAGGTGCTTCACAACCTTCTCGAAATCTATCCTCACGCGGATCTTTATTGCCTTGTCGATTTCATGAGCGAGCGCGACCGGGGCTTCCTCGGCGGGCGGCCCGTCAACACCTCTTTCATCCAGAAATTGCCCTTCGCCCGAAAGAAATACCGTTCCTATCTGCCGTTGATGCCGCTTGCCATCGAACAATTTGATCTCAGCGGTTACGATCTGGTGATCTCCTCAAGCTATGCCGTCGCCAAGGGTGTCATCACCGGTCCGGGCCAGTTTCACGTCTCCTATATCCACAGCCCCATCCGTTATGCCTGGGATCTCCAGCACCAATATCTGAAAGAAACAAAACTCAATCGCGGCTTCGCCTCATGGATTGCGCGCGCCATCCTGCATTATATTCGCATGTGGGATATACGCACCGCCAACGGCGTTGACCTGATGACGGTCAATTCCAAATTCATTCGCAACCGGGTGCGCAAATGTTACGGGCGCGATTCAACGGTGATCTATCCGCCGGTGGACACCTCGCATCTGTCTCCTTCCGAATGGAAAGGCGACTATTTCGTTACCGCGTCGCGGCTAGTGCCCTATAAGAAAGTGCACCTGATCGTCGAAGCCTTTGCGAAGATGCCCGAAAAGCGCCTCGTCGTCATCGGCGACGGACCCGACATGAAACGAATTCGCGACATCGCCGCGCCCAACGTTGAGATCCTTGGCTTCGTCGGCAATGAGGAGCTTCATAAATACATGGCGGAAGCCAGGGCCTTCGTTTTTGCGGCAGAAGATGACTTCGGCATCGTGCCGGTGGAATCGCAGGCGCTGGGAACACCGGTCATCGCTTATGGCAGAGGCGGCGTGCTTGAAACGGTCATCCCGCTCGGCGCTTCAAACCAGCCGACGGGCCTCTATTTCGGCGAACAGACACCGGAAGCGATCTGTGCCGCCGTGCAGGAATTCGTCGATAATTCCGAGCGCTTCGACAAGAACGCCTGCATCGACAATGCCGCCCGCTTCTCACGGGAACGTTTCCTGCGGGAATTTGCCGATACCGTGAATTTTGCACTGGCGGAACGGGCCTGA